gagtatcatttgtacataatgtaattgtcTGGAGTAATCATTTATACATAATGTAAtttcttaattctgaatctatagagcaACAATACGTAAAGTGACAAGGCAGGTATCATTTAGTGTACTAattgatatgttgaatgtatacgaatgtgatgaatgtaacgttgtgaacatactggtgtcaactgtatttgaagaatgttttatttgcacagatgcgtggatggatatgctcaattgtaaacaggactctgccaaaattagtatagtattttgataggttcaatgtatacgattctcatgaatgtaacgttgtgaacatactggtatcaactgtatttgaagactgttttctttgcacaggtgcgaggatggatatgctcaatttgtaaacaggactctgccgaaattagtatagtattttgataggttcaatgtatacgattcccgtgaatgtaacgttgtgaaatataatttagtctctctatgtatgtttcttaggttttatttctacttttaatttGACAATATTGAAAGTAACAACAAACGGGCCcccaaggaaaaaggaaagaattcaattaggtgcaattcaacttgaatagggttgaaatgtatactcagtaaaagagctatatgatatgatgatttatctttagaactaccaaaaaaaaaaatcctaaaaagtgtatatcgagccatttgtatttctacaacatttggttcgtggcatcattgtatccttccactttcggatgcttcagaattgtgttactcaagatacaaaattttcatgaacataagaattttaatgttttgaccacaaacatattgctaatagattctttggcatggagcattaatcttttgttcataataagattgatatggaaaggagggtatgtcttatttttttaaatataaattaagattttttgttaattaatacaAAGTTGtgaatttagatatgaatgaacagtttcaatgaaaaatctttattctcgataatggaattcgaactaaacgagggaaaacattggaatactttggaatcattgaatgcacaaaccaaatgGCAAGCAAAGGCAGAATAGAACCAATCATTAAATCAGAaatgtaatgacaatccaaaatgtTGAAAGTTAAACATGAATCAGACAGAAATAATAACCTATGATCtgtaaaggaggaagttctattaactcctatcgataatggatacatatatgatgaagaagtcaaagttaaaaaacattaaatgcagGACATTGTTGTCCCAACTCTATATGCTAGAACATGTTAATAACatagaagaaggaaataatttacaaatcTCTAAATTTTGTAGGATTCATGAAGGGTGAAACGATTTTAACATTCGGAAATGTAAAGACAATCCAAAGGGGGATTGTCGTCTGAAGGAGAAACAGAATTAGAATTCTGCTTCTCTCAACTACTTGCTGCCTTCTCTTCATTACCACCTACCCTACCGAACATTGAATTACTCTTCTTCTCTGGTGAAATCCATGGATTCTTTGCAGGCTTCAAAATGTCCGTCAGCAGCTTCTGGCCTACTAGCTGAGGCTACTACTTATTATCTTGTCCTCTTTTCTTTCATGCATCTGTTGCTGCCGATTTGGCATTTGTTGCTGCTTGTTTTCTTCTACCCCCATTCTTTCCAAATTCTAGGCTAGCAGCTACCACATCCACCTTAAAATCTTCATCGCTGAAATCATcgttttcatcttccccatcaaatATCTCTGTAACAGTTAACGACTTTTCTGTGCTGCAACCTTTGATACTTTCTTTCTCGTTGGCACTTGGGGAATTTCATGTTCATTCCCAACATCAAgaacaataagttttgaaatgagcaGAAGACTCGataagtataattgtagtagtcattggaggagtaatgactagtctatCTGATATGAGATCATCACGGTGTCTCCTTATTTGGACAAATGGTACTGTTTGGAGCAAATTGGCCAGGGTGATTGCTAATCAGAGATGGATTCTGGGGGATCTGAGGGCTAAGGTTGAATTCCTTTTCCCTAGGATTCTCTCTAATCACTCGTTGTGCCTAATTTCCCTGTTTGAAGAGGGGTGTCTGGGAAGACgatctttaaaaattttcaacatgtgGACTCTAAACCATAACTTTCTCGACATTATCAGACAAGGTTGGGATGCGCAGGTTCAGGGCTTTGAGCAATTCAAATTGGTGAGGAGACTTCAGGGCCTGAAAAAACCTATAAAGGCTCTTAATGTATCCCATTTCTCCCAAGAAAAACTGCACGACAATCCTTCAGATGGTGACCTGCAACTACTACTGAATGAAAGGAGAGGGATTGTGAAATGATAGATGGGAAAGGAGAGGGAATGTGAAATGATAGGTGGTCTGGGTGTACTGGATCTGAAAGCCTGAAATCTTTCCTTGCTCACAAAAACACTCTGGAATATCCACTCTAAAAAAGACTTTGTCTGGTCCAAATGCGTCAATCAAATCTACCTGAAAGGTTCAAGTCTGTGGGAGGCCAGGATAACAAATAATGAATTCTCACTATACAAAAAGCTCATTGGAATTAAGAATCAGATTATGTGAAGATGTGTGAACCACCTGGATGCATTGCTTCAGCTTTTTGAGGAATGGGACCTCGAtcattctaactctttcatttgCTATAACTTTTGGATAACTAAAGGAACTACGGTTCCTTGGTCCATGGTGGTTTGGAAGAGTGGAAGTACCCCTATACATGCTTTCACTCTTTCAATGGGAATTATAAGGAAACTTCCTACTTGTGATAGGCTTATTGGGTTTGAAGGAAACCTGTATTGTTCCTTTTGGTTGGTAAGAGAGTTGGTCTGGCCTCTActgtttatctcatatggaatgccagaaataggaaaaggtttgaaggaaaattcatatctccaatggagttgattgtgaccattcagaaacatatatacacagtacTAGGCCAAAAGGTCCCTAGATTTGCTCAGGCTCTCTTAAGATCCTGAGTGTTAACTTTATTGCTTGTAATTTTGATGGGGCTCATTTCCCCCCCCTATATCTGCCCAATGttccatgtaaatactcattttgatcaatatatttacttttcgatcaaaaaaatagtatgataaattgatggatcatcgACTCTCTTTGTACTACAGATAGCGGTAATAAATggaacataacatttaaatatttcctactcaataataaaatatataaagattttcctatttaattaaatataattaatgtatatttatagtgtatgattgttatatattACATTTTAACTAAATCACAAAATTGTAaattaagcaaatctcgctactccaagaaGCGATATTTAAAGGCGAGGTCCTATTCTTGTGGAGACGCGTGGCagcaaaatctcgctactccaagtagcgagatttgcttaattTACAATTCCCAGCATTAATACACGTggcaaaatctcgctacttgaagtagcgagattacgtcagagtcattctgggaaatatttcCCAGAAAGAGGTATTatttaacatatttaaaaaaaaaagataattcaGGAAAAAACTCAAAATTCATACCTGAAATCACAGTGTGGAATCAAAGGAGTCTATGGGtagacttgatacacatgggtgaaccaAAACTTAATCCAaaagtttaagtttaagtttattgagtcttgggcccaaccatatGTATAAGTactcatcatccactctaattttttaatgtgggacaagctcacaagttgaattttcaacaatctctctctcaATTATGAGTTCCAGCTGCTCCCTCTTGAACGGAAACCGTCTCCCTTTTGGGAGTAAACCCAATTCCCCAATAGTtactcaagtgggtcttaccactagcgccttacgtgcctcggattgcattccacgtgcctccaaatcaatcttacctctcacgtctttaccctattcggatccatccccaAGTTAGATGATCCTTACTGGCCTCAGTCACatacttggtcctccaactgttagcacatcaGGAGAATTAACTTCATGTCTCTActtttatgatgtcgctcacccagaatTACAAAcagtcggctctgataccacttgttgggatcAGAGGAGCTcatgggtgagcttgatacatatgagtgaacaccaacttgacccaaaggcttaagcttttgggtcaagttggtgttcacccatgtgtatcaagcccacccataggctcctTCGGTCCTAACACGCAGTTCATTAGTCATGAGACAAGTTTTTTGGCTTTGATTGGTACTACTTAGGAATAAGTATTAATTCAGACAAATActaaaatgaatatttttaattaGAACACAAGTATTTCTATGCTTCTAAGCTAACTCAGTAAGTAATGTTAGTAAAGTCCTTTTAGTTACAATTATGGTAAGTTTAAAATAACAATATTAGAGAACAGGTACTAATATCTCGAATGATATTATTacaataatttaataataatgcATTATTTTATTATGACATATAATATATCTTAGTAtgttttaatataatattatataatcatatataattaCAATAATTTATTACTGCAATGTTCATATAATACAATATAGTAATATAAAGTGttagggatgtggctcatattttgagcgGATGCGCATGCACTGTGGGAAAGCTACGTGAAGCGAGGAGTAAGAACATGAGATGAGTTTGCAAGCAAGGGGATAGCTGTCAATGGTTTGGGCTctaaccgtcgacagtttcataTAGAATGCAGAAGTGTTTCTGTTTGCTCTGAACTATCGACGATTTTAGTTGGCGCAAGTTACATATTTTCAAATCAGGGGGCCTATAGATTGGGCTATTCGGAGGGATTTCTTTCGGAGATTGCTACAGGGATTGTTTATATAGGATATAAGGTTCTTATACGTTTAGGGTTTGCATATAATCAATGATTTGTAACCCtattgtaagctttgacattgttcatagtgaaaatGAAGTTGTCGCTCCCATGGAAGTAtgcaaattgccgaaccacataaatcttgtatcttttggttgtgttttcattcttctcattactgagtgtttgcttcttgagtatatttcatcattgagtgattgtatTAGTGTTTGTTGATTCGTTcatgtgtgattgtgtgctttcGCTGCGTATCCGTTACGAagaacaacaagtggtatcagagttgttggTTCTCAATGGCTGGGATCTCTTCGATGAAGTTCGATGTGAACAAGTTCGATGGAGCTGGTAATTTCGAGCTATGTCAATGGAGAGTGAAAGATTTACTAGTACAACAAGGGCTGGTGAAGGCTTTATACGGAAAGAAGTCGGACGACATGAAcgatgcaagttggaaggagcgTGAAGCAAAGGCGGTGTCCACTATCCGGCATTGTCTAGCCGATGACGTGATGTACAACGTCATGAATAAGGAATTACTGACTATAATTTGGTTGAAGCTTGAAAGCTGATACATGTCCAAGTCGCTTATGAACAAactgtatcttaagcaaaaactttATTGACTTAAGATGACAGAGGGTTCGGACCTGACTCAACACATTAACActttcaatcagatcattagtgatctgaagtGCGCTGATGTGAAGTTCAGGGAAAAGGATAAAACATTAatgctactaaattccctacCAACGTCTCCTACATACGAAAACCTGGTTACGACGCTAACTTGGGGGAAAGAAAtcctggagttggaggacatcatgaGTGCGTTGTTGGGGTTccaccaaaggaagaaggccagcaATGAGGGTTCACATGTTGAAGTGCTAATGGCAAAGTTgaatcaggatcgtgggagaagtGGTTTCTGAGGTGGATTGAGAAGCCATAGGGCTTGGTCCAAGTCCTAGAAGAAGAAGAACGTGCGATGTTTTAAGTGTGAgaaaaagggcacataaaatccATGTGTTCGAAGAGAAGGGAGTTGCTGAAAGCAAATAAGGTTTGTCAACTATGGCAaatgtagtagaagaaggagACTTTGAGATCACTAACGATGATATGTTCTTGGTTTCATCGAGGTCGCATGAGTTCGCGGATTCTTGGATTTTGGACTTGGTGTGTTTGTAATGATTGGTTAGTTCTAGTTCCATTCTAATAGGGAACGATGCAGCATGCAAAGTGATTAGGATGGGGAATATTAGAATTAGGATGTACGACGTTGTGGTGAAGATGTTGTGTGACGTAAGGCACATACCAGAGTTAAGGAAGAATCTAGTTTCGTTAGGTACCTTAGATTGTAACGAGTtcagttacaagtccaaaggtggggtaatgaaggtgagcaagggaGTCTTGACCGTGATAAAGGGGAAGAGAGTGTAGGGTAATATATACACATTGCTAGGTACCACGGTtataggtggagctacagctgtAGAGTCTGAGTCAGACAATACTATTTTTTTGCATGTGCGTTAGGGGCATACAAATGAACGtgggatgaaggaacttcacaagaAGAATCTTCTGAAGTGGGTAAAATCATGTGCTTGGGAAGCATAATCGGGTTTAGTTCATGACAGCCACGCACAAGACGAAGGGAGTACTAGACTACATTCACTTGAATGTTTGGGGACCTATGAGAGTGGCATCACGAGGGGAACATGTGTATCtcatgagttttattgatgactacttacgaaaggtctgggtttacttcatgcaacACAAGTTAGAGACGTGTGCCAAGTTTAAATTATGGGaagttgaagtggaaaaccaaacCGAGAGAAAAATAAAGTTCTTCAGGACAAAAAATGGAACTTAGTACACAAACTCGAGATTCAGAGAGTTTTGCGAGAAGCATAACATAAGGAGGCATTTTACCGTACATTGGACAccgcaacaaaatggtgtggcggaGAGGATGAACCAAACCCTAGTTGAAAGGACTAGGTGCCTTGGGTTGCATGTTAGGCTTGCCATGAATTTATGGGCCaacagatcaccaagggcatcatgGAATGGGAAAGTTGTCGAGGAGATATGGACAAGAGACAAGGTAAACTACTCTAGATTTAGAGTATTTGTGTGTCCAGCCTATGCGCACATTTCCGATGAGGAGAGATATAAGATTGAGGCGAAGTCTAAACGGTGCATCTTTATGGGATATTAGAAAGGCATGAAAGGGTTCAAGAAGtgggatctagtggcaaacaaggtggtgatcagtagggatgtgatttttgatgataAAGTCATGTTTCGGCGTACTCAGGATGAAATAGAGAAACAAATGTCAAAAAAGACTCGAGGTAGACATGCAGGGAGTCCTAGCCTAAGAGATCAGCCAACAATGCAGGTGGAGTCAGAAACTCAGGGTGGAGACGACACAAGAAGTTCTAACTCGGATGACCAGCAGTCGCGTCGGAGCATAGCTGTAGATAGATCCAGACGTGTCATCAGTCCACCCCAGGTACAGTTTTGacgatctggtgtcttatgcccTTGTCACCAGTAGCGAGGATCCTACTACCTTCAGGAGGCCGTGCACAGCTAGGAGAAGGGTAACTGGATAggcgctatggtggaggagatggagttgtTGCATAAGAACTAGACGTGGGACTTGGTGGAACTTCTAGTTGGAAAGCGGAcaattggatgcaagtgggtatacaggaagaaggaagcagttttagaaaaggaaagagagaagtacaagACTCGCTTGGTAGTGAAGGGGTACTCGCAAAGGAaaggagtagattatgatgaaatcttctccctgATAGTCAGACACATTTCCATTAGGGTAATATTGGGATTGGTGGCGCAACATGATATGCATCTCAAGCAGATGGACGTAAAGACAACATTCCTCCATGGTGACTTGAAGGAACTGATTTACATGACACAGCCAAAAGGGTTTAGCCAACCTGAATAGTAGCACTTAGTCTTCAAACTGAAGAAGTCACTGTACGAGCTAAAGCAATCTCCGAGGCAGTGGTATAAAAGGTTTGACACCTATATGACCCATACTGGCTGCAAGAGGTTTGAGTACAATTGCCACATCTATGTGAGGAAACTTGTGGATGAGTCTCTCATATTTATGCTGCTATATGTTGACGACATGCTGATTGCTGCTAAAGACATGACCGAGGTGAATCGGTTGAAGACTCTGTTAGGAAAAGAGTTTGACATTAAAGACTTGGGTGCAACCAAGAGGATaattggcatggagattcgcagggacAAAGCTACAGGGAGACTACGGTTATCTCAGAGCGGCTAGGTGGACAAGGTTCTTGAGAGGTTAAGCATGGCAAATGTAAAGCCGGTGTGCACACCTTTGGCGAGTCATTTCAGGTTGTCTACCGCCCAATGCCCAAGGACGGATGATTCGCAATATGCCGAGGGTTCCTTATGCTAATGCAATGGGGGTGtctaatgtatgttatggtgtgtatGAGGGCGTACTACGCACATGCTGttagcgtggtgagcaagttcttttcgaaTTTGGGTCGACAACATTTGGATGTTATGAAGTAGATTCTCAGGTACTTGAGGGGCACAACCGGATATGACATAGTGTTCAGTGCACAACAGATTGATTCGTTGGTAGTAGAGTATATGGAAGTTGATTACACAAGAGAcctggatgacaggaggtctaccataTGGTACGTATTTActcttgtgggaggacctatttgtttgAGGTCTATGGTGCAGTCACTTGTGGCGTTGTCTACTACTGAGTCGAAGTACATGGCAATggttgaggctgccaaggaagcattgtggcttacgaGGTTGGTTAGTGAACTGGGTGTCTAGTAACGTGGAGTTCGGCTACAGTGcaatagtcagagtgtcatctacttggcgaagaatcaggtgtACCATGCGAGGACGAAACACATTGATGTGCGGTATCACAGGGTTAGGGAACTGATTGCTTTAGGGGAACTTCTTCTTGAGAAGGTCCATACGTCTAACAATGTGATTGATATGCTGATGAAGTCGGTCACAACGGAcaagttcaaacattgcttgGACCAATTTCTCCAAGTGCTAGATGGGAGACAAACCCAAATCTACTGTCCCAAGTAGAGCAGCGGTTATGCTTTCGGatttcctaagtggtgaatattcgctaacgtggagattgttggggatgtggctcatattttgagcgGAAGCGCATGCACCGAGGAAAGCTATGTGAAGCGAGGAGCAAGAGCATGAGAAGACTCTGCAAGCAGAGGGATAACCGTCGGTGGTTTGGGCTCTAACCGTCAATAGTTTCAAGCAGAATGCAGGGGTGTTTCTTTCTgctccaaaccgtcgatggtttcagctAGTGCAAGTTACATATTTTCAAATTGGGGGCCGGTAGATTGGGCTAATCGAAGGGATTTCCTCTAGGGATTGCTACATGGAttgtttagataggatctaaggttcttGTACGTTTAGGGTTTGCATATAATCAATGATTTGTAACCCTAAGCTTcgacattgttcatagtgaaaatgaagttgctgctcccgtggacataggcaaattgTCAAAcgacgtaaatcttgtgtcttttggtTGTGTTTTCATTCTTCGCATTACTGAATGTTTGCTTCTCGAGTATATTTTATCATCGAGTGATTGTATTAGTATTTATTGATTCATTCATGTATGGTTGTATACTTCTGTTGCATATCCATTAAGAAGAACAACATAAAGTGAGATCATCAACTCCGTCAAGCATCAATCTTTTTCGATACctacttttttttgttttttgcttttaaATGATCTCAACCATAAAGAACTTTATCCGTCTATATTAGCATAAGGTTATTTTTTAAGTAAAGATTTCTTCATTAAATTTCTAACAATTTGATATAGATGGAACGAGGTATATTAAGTATAACAAATACTTATAGGTTAGTTCAAGCATGTATCATGCAACTGACTTTTATAACAAAGGGATTTAAACAAGGGAATTTAGGAAGAAACTATAGCTTCTAATGGtagaaaaaaaaatctctttgGATGCTAGGACCATTCTTCATCATAAGAGGGCTAAAGAGATGCCAATAAAGGTATGTTCAATCGACATTACCATATTTTAAGAGATGAAAATCAACTTAtgcataatttctaaataacaattttattgtacataaaaattaaaaacttataaaaaaaaaactactttcTACAATGACTTCTATTActtgttccattttttaaaaaaattgtgaaaatatttcATTTAAAATGTACTTTAAATTTCACCTATtcatcttattttaatgataataatttaaaaaattatgtacAGAATTAATTGTTAATACAACAAAATTAATCCCATATGACAGATCAAATTTAAGGTTTCTATTCTCAAACAAGGTACACATGTTAAAGCCTattgtaaaatttttatttaaataaaatccACAAACACTGTTGTACttattgtattttctttctcatGCATCACTTGTAACCTAAAAAATATCCATCAAATAATTGCAATTTTCTTGTCACATGATTGCTCAGTCAATCCTCTCAAAGTCGAAACAAATCCATttcaaatttatattattatccatgaaaagtttttatttttacttttttcccCAGCTCAACCTCATGAGAAAGAAAGCAAATCAATGTAATCTTCAACCACAATGGCAACCAAAACAAGAATGGTGGGCAAAAGTATCTCAACCATTAAGATGACTGCTTAAAAAAATGCCCATGCAAAAGTATTTAGCTTTGTTCTGGGTCTGCAAAGAAGCTGTTGATGGATGGCATGATCTCTGGGCTCTTGTTGCGGACATATTTCCTCAAGAAATGCTCAGCATACTTCTCTCCCTCTGCAAAATTGTCCAGCACTCCCGCAGCCCTGGCTTCCTTGCTCACCCTGGCTCAAGGGGCAAAGGAGAAGAAAACAAATTAGTGCCAGGGGAACCCCAACAGTTCAAATCAAATTAGTGCTAGAAAACAAATTGTTGCAGACCTATTCCCTCACATTGGAGGGACAGGGACCATAATCTCCAGTCTAAAGTTCATCATTACAATTTCTTCATCAATATAGAGAAGATCAACAACCATATCATGTATCAATTTCACATTAAAATGAGaagtaaaaacaaagaaacaCATAGCCACTGCaattatttgttttaattttccACTAGCAAGTTAATATCATTgtgtgtctaggttaattttaGGCAACCATTCTGCAACTCCTCCATTCATTCCATATTCTGTTTCATGGTAATAAATAGATTTGTGCATGAGAATACTAGAAAACCTCAAGCATAACCACCATAAATTCCTAGGGAAAAAGCCACAATAGATAATGTGCAGTGTACAGCCATTCATTTGCTTCATTTAGATCATAGTAATCAAATTGAATTCAAACTGCGAAGTGGAATCTGAAATTTGTGAACTGAGAATCAACAATCGAATCAAGAGCTAcatgaatacaaaaacaaaatacataaaaatgTAGTATATTGATGAACAATGAATAACCATGTGCCTAAGACATCTGTGTATATATGAAATTACATTATTTGTCGTTAAAGTTTAAAAAGTGAAAATGAAAAGTCTTTGAAATATCAGAACTTTGAAAAACCTTCATATGCATCTCAAACATTTCTAGCTTTCAAATAAACTATTCTTGAAGAGAATCAAACAAATGAGACTGGGATTTTCAATCTACACACTGTTTTTCCTTTCAATTCTAGAAGCCCTAGGAAAATGTTGAAGGCCTTTTTGCAATAAAAGGGAGAATTTTTTAGGTTTTAAATGGTCAGATATGGCCAGAAGGAACCCCCAAAGATTGGCTCTGATAGTACAGAGTTGGGGTGGGATATGGGGGATCCAAGCTTCAAATTTTACCAATCAAactattatttaaataaaaaaaatttgatggCAGATTTGAGAATTTAGTTGAATGACTCCTCACTGAATCAAAAATCATGAATTTAAATAACGAACCAAAAGATTTGAATCAAGAATCATATGATTCACGGCCAACATTGATTATTTTGATTCATCAACCATATTCAAATTTTTATaccaatgaatgaaatgaaaagcCTTTGAAATGTCAAAACTTTGAAAAAGAACCTTCATATGCAAGTGCAAATATTTCTAGCTTCAAATAAACTATTCTTGAATAGAATCAAACAAATAGAATGGGATTTTTCAATCTAACTGCtgaattttctttcaaatctaGAAGCCCAAGGAAAAGGTTTAAAAGCCTTTTTGCAATAAAATTGAGAACTCATGAGGTTTTAAAAATAGTTAGCTTTGACAGGAATGAAACCCCAAGGATTCAAATTTTACCAATCAaaacta
The Malania oleifera isolate guangnan ecotype guangnan chromosome 13, ASM2987363v1, whole genome shotgun sequence DNA segment above includes these coding regions:
- the LOC131145610 gene encoding uncharacterized protein LOC131145610; its protein translation is MASSVNRWLRPEAYPLFAAVGVAVGICGMQLVRNICINPEVRVSKEARAAGVLDNFAEGEKYAEHFLRKYVRNKSPEIMPSINSFFADPEQS